One genomic window of Streptomonospora nanhaiensis includes the following:
- a CDS encoding CocE/NonD family hydrolase — protein MPRAPGRRTPGGTPRLHRGLSVPLPEGGRLRADRAHPAGDPRAPLVLLRTPYGRRPLTWLMRLLAERGYQSLAVSLRGTGGSSGRFTGWRLHPGDTDALLAWLRAQPWFPGAFATWGASFLGYAQWEMARRPVPEWRAALIQDAPPEFYAGVLYRGGAFALGDWLRWADQTRRITGGRTDTGAWRALRATRAAARRAPRAAAHLPLHRADRAAAHRPIALYQEWVRNAEPGPAWGACDHRANAAHLPPLVHLAGGWHDVFLPGVLEGYAALRGAGRDVRLLVGPWPHGWGLFTPDYHRAAFAVLDHALRGAPAPADPPVRLFVTGAGHWADLPGWPPPGTGEQSWYAHPGGVLATAPPACAPPSRLRYDPADPTPALGGPLLYGGGAPDSRPLAARPDVLAFTGPRLEHGLTAAGPLSAEVAVRLDGPSADVYARLCDVDPQGAMTHVSDGLVRLAPAEPGRVRTARVDLWPLAHRFAAGHRLALLLAGGAFPRYDRNLGTGRRLGTAMRPVRVEVLHDPEHPSVLRLPLSGSG, from the coding sequence ATGCCCCGCGCCCCCGGCCGCCGCACCCCGGGCGGCACCCCGCGCCTGCACCGCGGCCTGTCGGTCCCCCTGCCCGAGGGCGGCCGGCTGCGCGCCGACCGCGCCCACCCCGCCGGAGACCCCCGCGCCCCCCTCGTCCTGCTGCGCACCCCCTACGGCCGGCGCCCCCTCACCTGGCTCATGCGGCTGCTGGCCGAGCGCGGCTACCAGTCCCTGGCCGTCAGCCTGCGCGGCACCGGCGGCTCCAGCGGCCGCTTCACCGGCTGGCGGCTGCACCCCGGCGACACCGACGCCCTGCTGGCGTGGCTGCGCGCCCAGCCCTGGTTCCCCGGCGCCTTCGCCACCTGGGGCGCCAGCTTCCTGGGCTACGCCCAGTGGGAGATGGCCCGCCGCCCGGTGCCCGAGTGGCGCGCCGCCCTCATCCAGGACGCCCCGCCCGAGTTCTACGCCGGCGTGCTCTACCGCGGCGGGGCCTTCGCCCTGGGCGACTGGCTGCGCTGGGCCGACCAGACCCGCCGCATCACCGGCGGGCGCACCGACACCGGCGCCTGGCGGGCCCTGCGCGCCACCCGCGCGGCCGCTCGCCGCGCGCCCCGCGCCGCCGCGCACCTGCCCCTGCACCGCGCCGACCGCGCCGCCGCCCACCGCCCCATCGCCCTCTACCAGGAGTGGGTGCGCAACGCCGAGCCCGGCCCCGCCTGGGGGGCCTGCGACCACCGCGCCAACGCCGCCCACCTGCCGCCCCTGGTGCACCTGGCCGGCGGCTGGCACGACGTGTTCCTGCCGGGCGTGCTGGAGGGCTACGCGGCGCTGCGCGGCGCCGGGCGCGACGTGCGGCTGCTGGTGGGGCCCTGGCCCCACGGGTGGGGCCTGTTCACCCCCGACTACCACCGGGCGGCCTTCGCCGTGCTCGACCACGCCCTGCGCGGCGCACCGGCCCCCGCGGACCCGCCGGTGCGGCTGTTCGTCACCGGCGCCGGGCACTGGGCCGACCTGCCCGGCTGGCCCCCGCCCGGCACCGGCGAGCAGTCCTGGTACGCCCACCCCGGCGGGGTGCTCGCCACCGCGCCGCCCGCCTGCGCCCCGCCCTCGCGCCTGCGCTACGACCCCGCCGACCCCACCCCCGCCCTGGGCGGCCCGCTCCTCTACGGCGGCGGCGCCCCCGACAGCCGCCCCCTGGCCGCCCGCCCCGACGTGCTCGCCTTCACCGGCCCCCGCCTGGAGCACGGCCTCACCGCCGCGGGCCCCCTCAGCGCCGAGGTCGCGGTGCGCCTGGACGGCCCCAGCGCCGACGTCTACGCGCGGCTGTGCGACGTGGACCCCCAGGGCGCCATGACCCACGTCAGCGACGGCCTGGTGCGCCTGGCCCCCGCGGAGCCCGGCCGGGTGCGCACCGCCCGGGTGGACCTGTGGCCCCTGGCCCACCGCTTCGCCGCCGGGCACCGCCTCGCCCTGCTCCTGGCCGGTGGCGCCTTCCCCCGCTACGACCGCAACCTGGGCACCGGGCGGCGCCTGGGCACGGCGATGCGGCCCGTGCGGGTGGAGGTCCTGCACGACCCCGAGCACCCCTCGGTGCTGCGGCTGCCCCTCAGCGGCTCAGGCTGA
- a CDS encoding ArsR/SmtB family transcription factor produces the protein MAALHHPDTADIELVDVLAALGHPVRLRIARALASGQERFCGEVVPDVPKSSMTHHWRTLRESGVIRQRRDGRRLYITLRRADLEARFPGLLDTVLAEPARAAHR, from the coding sequence ATGGCCGCGCTCCACCACCCCGACACCGCCGACATCGAACTGGTCGACGTGCTCGCCGCCCTGGGCCACCCCGTGCGCCTGCGCATCGCCCGCGCCCTGGCCTCCGGCCAGGAGCGCTTCTGCGGCGAGGTGGTGCCCGACGTCCCCAAGTCCTCGATGACCCACCACTGGCGCACCCTGCGCGAGAGCGGCGTCATCCGCCAGCGCCGCGACGGCCGCCGCCTCTACATCACCCTGCGCCGGGCCGACCTGGAGGCCCGCTTCCCCGGCCTGCTCGACACCGTCCTGGCCGAGCCCGCCCGCGCCGCCCACCGCTGA
- a CDS encoding alpha/beta fold hydrolase, with translation MTPPASDPLSDSALAASLEGGFASRHADAGPVRLHYVEGGTGTPVLLLGGWPQTWWQWRRIMPALARRHRVLAVDLRGMGASAKPAGGYDKKTMAGDIRALCEALDLGPVHLVGHDIGAMVAYATAVHHPGTVARLALLDVPHPHAGWREMRLLPADPADANAPAGERSATFLWWFALNQVRGLPERLLASSGGMRPVVDWLADYLAADPRALDEQARRVYARAYADPEAVRAGNAWYQAFAADIADAGDHAPVRAPLLALGGRLGNHADLARWAPGAGTDVRVAAVEDCGHYLPEERPREVLAALAGFLD, from the coding sequence ATGACCCCTCCCGCATCCGACCCGCTCTCCGACTCCGCCCTGGCCGCCTCACTGGAGGGCGGCTTCGCCAGCCGCCACGCCGACGCCGGCCCCGTGCGCCTGCACTACGTCGAGGGCGGCACGGGCACCCCCGTGCTCCTGCTGGGGGGCTGGCCCCAGACCTGGTGGCAGTGGCGCCGGATCATGCCCGCCCTGGCCCGGCGCCACCGCGTCCTTGCCGTGGACCTGCGCGGCATGGGCGCCTCGGCCAAACCCGCCGGCGGCTACGACAAGAAGACGATGGCCGGCGACATCCGCGCCCTGTGCGAGGCGCTGGACCTGGGCCCGGTCCACCTGGTGGGCCACGACATCGGCGCCATGGTCGCCTACGCCACCGCCGTGCACCACCCCGGCACCGTGGCGCGCCTGGCCCTGCTGGACGTGCCCCACCCCCACGCCGGCTGGCGGGAGATGCGCCTGCTGCCGGCCGACCCCGCCGACGCCAACGCCCCCGCGGGCGAGCGCTCGGCCACCTTCCTGTGGTGGTTCGCCCTCAACCAGGTGCGCGGCCTGCCCGAGCGCCTGCTGGCCTCATCAGGCGGCATGCGCCCCGTCGTCGACTGGCTGGCCGACTACCTGGCCGCCGACCCCCGGGCCCTGGACGAGCAGGCGCGCCGGGTCTACGCCCGCGCCTACGCCGACCCCGAGGCCGTACGCGCCGGAAACGCCTGGTACCAGGCGTTTGCCGCCGACATCGCCGACGCCGGCGACCACGCCCCGGTGCGCGCGCCGCTGCTGGCGCTGGGCGGGCGCCTGGGCAACCACGCCGACCTGGCGCGGTGGGCGCCGGGCGCGGGCACCGACGT